A region of the Drosophila subpulchrella strain 33 F10 #4 breed RU33 chromosome 3L, RU_Dsub_v1.1 Primary Assembly, whole genome shotgun sequence genome:
ttaatataattttactaACCATGAACTCTAGAATTCAAAATtggttttaaatataatttaagttTCCCACTTCCATCTCTTTATTCAAACActgttttttataattttctgGACCGAAAATTGAAGATTTATTGATGCAATTTCAGAATACAATATTGGGACACTTAATTTGACAAATACAAATGTATAGAGTTTGCACTAACTGTTGTAGAAACAAGACACTGATAtgttttacaaaaatataatattggaCAACATTAAATGCAGCATCTGTAGACTACCCAAAAAGGGTATAATCCATTACATTTAAATACGGTTCGATCTTACGGCACTAAAAGACACTTGGACGGTATAATTTACTCACGAGTCTCTACATTGAAGGCACATTGTCAGATTGCGATTAATGGAATGGAAACGGCTCGAACAGAACTAGATGCTAATGAAGCTATTTGTACTGCATGCAAAATAATTATGATTGTTGGGTGCAGAAAGGTTAGTGGGGTCTTACAACGGCTATGATTAGTTTTAGGGAGATATATAAGAAGCAATTCGTAACATTGCCGGCATGTGTAAGAAGTAAATTATAAGGTGGGGTGCCCACCTCTCTGATATTTAGGAAGGTTGAATGAAAAAAGGTCAAAGATTTTGCATACTAGCATACTATTCGGTTgttctaaaaatattaactgcATTTCGAAAGGCTTTTGCTTGGAAGAAATTTCTGGGACACCCCTTAAAAAGAGATTAAGCATAGCTAATCTCGTGCTCGTACGTCTTTCCCCTTAGGTCGTCGTCGTCCGGGAGCGCATGGTGGCGCAGGCCGCACAAACGAGGTCCATAGCGCAACATGACAATGATCACGCCCACGATGAACAGGGCGACGGCGGCCACGGCGGGATAAAGAAAGTAAAGAGCCATTTCTACTTAGATGTCGCTCTCGCGCTTCTGCAGCTCCACGTATTCCTCGCGCTGGCGTTGCTGGTGCAGGGTACGACCCTCCGGGCGTGGTGGacgctggtgctgctgctggtggtgatGATGCGCCGAGTGCACGGGCTCCAAGTCGTCAACGCCAATTACAACGTCGTCAGGGAACACTTGCTGGTGGGTAGTGGGCTGAAAGAAGCGAAAATTTAGTTTCAGCATGTTTCTTGATTTAGCAAATCTGGTTTCTGTAATCTGGAAGTGGTCTAAGATACCTTTAAAATATTGATATTGATAttttatcatttaatattaacgttATATGCAATTATTCCTCCCTAAACATTGTATGGTGTTGCTTGGAGAATGAACAAAagtcatatttttaaatacgTAAACTGGATTCTAAAGATGAAATTGTACGGATCATCTAAGGCGGTGCAGATGCAAAAAACATACAAAATGCGTGTCAGAGATTTTTGGATATTTGTAATAGAATCAAACAATTGGCTTTATCTGCATTTTTAGGAATATTCTTAAGGACTAATAGATTCAAGTGAGACCATATAAATGCCTAATTTGTTCCTATCTTCCTtgaaatttttagaaaaccCTTTTAAAGACCTAATTAGACTTGTCATAGTAAAGTGCCATAAAACCCTCGATGTATAATTACTCACATGGAAACGCTGGAAGTAGGAGGCGTCCTTCAGTTCGGTAAAGTCCAGTGGCGGCTGGTTGTGGGGCGTAGCGGACCAAATGGAAACCAACCAGCGGTTGCCCGTGTGCCTGTCCTGCCAGTACTTGCGGTGCTTGGAGCAGCAGCCCAGGACAATGTTCAGTATTATGATCGTGCCCAGGACAACCGTGCAGATGGCGATGGTCACATAAAACGGCGAGAAGTTGCCGTAGATGTGGCCGGTGAAGTAGGGATTGTTTTCGTACGCCTTGCGTTCCTCTTCGATTGTGGACATAGTCTTTTAGGGGTGTGGTACTTGAACAGCGTTCAATGCTCAAATGTCTGGAAGTAGGTGAGGAAAGAGTAACAATGAGAAAGCGGTTCAGGTTCAACCACCATGCTGCTTGCCACACTTGCACCCCGAAACCAATTGCCACCAATTCCAAAATTCCAATTTGTCACATTGGGCGTGGCGTCACCAAAGTAAACTTGACCGGAGACCTGGACTCACCTGCTTAGAGGTGGACTCCACTTACCATTTGCGCAGGTTTGGAGCTCACTGAGATTGACACAAGTCCCATTCAAGAGGTTTAACTATTTAAAGTCCCGAAGTAGATTAATTAACAGCCACTTTGCAGCTACGAAAACAACGCCCAAAGCCTGGCTCAGTGAGTTAGTGGTGGCACTTGTTGGTTGTGCCGCAGGGTTGCAAGCGATCGATAACTTTATATCGATCGCTATTGCATGAGCTACAAATAATGAAGTGCCTACTTTTGGGCGTCATTTTTTTAGTCAAAAAACATTAtgtaaaacaaaatataaagatTACATTAGTAAATGACCTTTATtgaaaaaattcaatttaaacttgaaataaaaatcgcacttatttttttattcaaagATATATCAATCTCCCAAAAGCACCTGTTTTATAAAACACAttgtaataaatataaaataatttcacTCTGAAATCACACCGATCTTTTCGGAattctttttaaatgtataGGTATCAAACATTGTGTATCCAAATTTTGTAAAGATTTATGAATTAATCAATCCCACCCTTAAAAAAGtcaaaacaaaatgtatctacatatatttttgaaattaaCGCGGAAAGGAAAGAAATCAAATTTATTGCAAAAGAACGGGCATATTCAGACCCaccaaagaaaacaaaataaatgccGCGCCTTCTCGCCGCTTGTAACATAAATCGTTTTTGCTTATCAACTATTACAGGTTCCGAAGCAATCCTAACTCAAAAATAATCCAGCTATTCAATAGCCGTTTTCCCCGATCACTGGTCGTAGGTCAGGAAGTTATCCAACCCGGTGAAATGGCGCGCCAGGCATCGTCCATCGTCGGTGGGCGTGCTGAAGGCGATGCACTCCTTGGCGATCTCCTGACCCAGCACCGTGTGGCACTGGACGACCCGCAACAGCTTCCTGGCGATTCCGCAGCGCCGCTGCAGTGGAGAAACCCAGATTCGGGACACGCCGCAACTAAAGTAGAAGGATTAGCTAAAGATATAACAAAAATGAAAAGGAATCCTCACCTGGCCGGGTAGCTCTCCTCACTGAAGTAATCCGTGCCGTCGACCTGGATGAATCGATGGGCCTGAGACAGGGGCTGCACCAGGCAGAAACCCACAATTTGTTGCTTCCGCACTGCCATGAAGGCCACAAAGATCTTTGGCACGATGTACGAGGAGTAGCCCAGCTCCTTGTCCACCACTCCGATGAGATCCCGAAGTCTTTCGAGCCGGGCGGCCGGAGCGCGTTCGTTAATTCGTATGATGCGACCATCGCTGGCCCACTCCGGATAAACGGCCACAATGTCCTCGTCGATCCAGCCCTTGAATCGCAGCACATGGATCGAGTTGTGGTACTCCCGATGCAGCTGTTCCTCCTCCGGTTCGTGAACGGTGTACACCAATCCGCACTGCTGACACTGCCGGGCTCCAAAAGCCTTCTGACCAGCATCGATCTGGTACTGATTGGATCCGCCAGCTGCTGATAGCAATTTCATCGAAGTATCCGGCCGTCGTCGCATCGATTTCTGGACAACGGGCTGCAGGCGCTGCGTAAATATGGGAAACAGCCTTGGCTGGACTTCCTCTGTGGCTGGAGGATCCTGTGGTGGCGGAATATCCAGCACTGGTTCCGGCAGAGCTTCCATCTGAGCAAGCTGCGCAGCCTCTTCGCTGTTTACCACCATGAACAATTCGTCCACAATCCGATTGGCCTCCTCCTTGTAATTGTCCGGATTCGCTATAAAGATCTCAAAATTCTGCTCTGTACAAATGTTGTTGCTAATGAGGAACTCCAGTAAGATTTGCTGCTGCTCCACGATTTCAGGATCATCGGTTTGATATGGCAAACGATTACGAAATTCAGCGAAGGGATCAATTTCTGCAACTGTCTCTTCTGGCGCATACTCAATTATATCCGGCAGAGGCTCCGTTTCCATGGGTGTGTCCTCCGCCTCCATGGGCGTGATCTCCGCCAGCGGTTTCGATTCAATTATCTCGTCTACTACCGTGTCGTCCAAGTTCTTCAGAATCGCATCCACGGTGGCTTGCTCAGCTGAAAATATCGTTGCAGACCTTACACGCACTTGTCGTGGCTTTCGGCGTGGAGTTTGGACCAGGGCGATCTTGCCCTGGCTGACGCTGGCCCGGATGTTGTCCGTGATCCTTACCTCCATGCAGGTGCTGCTCCGTCTGCCCGATTTGAAGAACTTGCGCTTGCTGAGATCCGCTTGCTCGGCGGGCGGCGAATTGTGGACCGGCTCGTGTCGGATTATCGGTATGATGGGCTCCAATTCTATGACGGGATCGTCGATGAACACCTTCTCCTCATCCTCACTAAGGTCGGAGAAGTCGGCGGAAGTTTCTTGCCACATGTTCGCTGGcatgttattgttgttgttgttggcatCGTCGGCTTCAATTACACTTAATGGTTTGGCCATCTTAATTGGATCCCTGGCACTGCGCAGGATCTGGTGGACTTCCTCAACCTTGGCGCGCTCCTCTCGCTTGGTGGTGATTAGGTTCTTCAGCCGTTCGTTGCTTAGGGAGCTGAGAATGTTGTCCAAGTCGGTGTGCGGCAGTCGGGTTGACAGTACGTGGGGCTTGCGAATTTTGTGCCGGACTCCCTTATTGATACCCAGGACTGGGCGGGAGTTTGGCGAGACTTTTGTCGGTCGACGGAGAAAAGTCGTAGGTGTGTATCGCCTACCTTTTGACTTTGTAGCAGATGCTCCACTGTGGGAATAAAAGGCCAAGGTGGGAATGCTGCTACTCGGCGACATCTTGCGCATCTTGCTTTGTGGGGATCCAGAATCGGACTCCGTTGAAGAAACAGCCAAGTTGGATAAGGTATCCAGGCGCTCTCGCTTTAGGGGCTTGTAATTGGCTGCTTCTTCATCGGAAGCGGGCACTTCAACTGGGATCCTACTGTTTGCTGGACTACTCGCTGGGTCCTCAACAATCTCTGAACTGGACAGTTCAATTGTTGATTTAGTTCGTTTAAGACTGTTCTCTAGATTCTCTGTTGAGGCCTTAATAATCGCCACTTTGTCTTTTAAAGTGGGCATTTTAACTGGGGATTTTGTTCTTCTGGTGCTGATTCTTGGTTTCACTGTTGAGGTTTCACTAACTTCTATTTTAATAGGACTTTTTGAATTCCTATCACTGCTTTCCAAGGCCTCTGTTTTGGCTTTTACAATAGGTACTTTGCTATCTGCTTCTTTTAGTGTTGTGTTTCTCTCCATTTTCGTTGTGCTGATATTGCTGTATTCATTCTTCCTTGAGGCTTTACTTATTGGAGCTTTTTCGTCATCCGAATCGGATCCTGTGCTCGGAGATTTCCTGCGTTTAGAGCTGCTTTCCAGGCTAATCCTTTTGGGTTTGATGGTATGTACTTGGGCAGTGGTCTTTAAGTTGAGACTGTGCCTTCCCCTTGGTGTCCCCACATCAGCTTTCGTATATTGTCGCTTCATTAACATATCTGCCACCTTGCTTAGTCTCTTTTGGAAAGTTTCTGGTGAAGAGTCTTCCTGATTCTTCTGCGCACTGGAGGTACGTGGACTGCGTCTGCAGCTGGTCTTGATTTCCTGCATGGGTTTGGCCTTGCCCCGTGGGGATGGAGATCCCATGGATGAGGAGGTGGGCGAAGACATCGACGAGTCCGCTCGCTTGGCTCGCATCTTGGGTGTGCGGGGGCTGCTGTGGcgactgttgctgctgctgttgctattCAGCCGCATGGTGGAGGTGAACAACTGGGGCAACTGCTCCGCCGTGGCAGCCGCGACGACCCCGCTGCGGGTTTTTTTGTTCTCCTTGTTGGTTTCCGGGCTGCTGTTGGCACTGCCACTCGCTGCCTTAGTTCCCTCGCCAAAGAGACTCCTCCGTTGCATATTGGCCGCCACATGGGGCTTCAGCGGCAAGATACCCAGACTGTCTACGTCCTCATCCTCATCGTCGTCATTGATCTTTCGCAGCCTGGAGATCGGACTGCCGAACAGTTGCCGCTTGCGCTCAGAGAGGCGTGGGGTGGGCATGCGCGTGGACCGCGTAGAGCCTCCACTACCTGTCGGCGTCTCCATGATCGCTCGTAAATCTTTTATTTCGCATTAACTTTGTCCAAATTGAGACTCCTTCGCGCTTTTTTGTGGCTGCCCAGTGTTGGGAGTGCCCGCACCGATCGCAGGCACTTGCCAACACTCTTCGGGGTAACCAGTTGTTCGGCGATCATAGGACGGTCACCCTAATTCGATATGTTAAAcctcaatatattttttaagtataagcttttctttaaaaagtaaaaaaaatataaaatgcatGTTTTGAATTAGGTCTACAAAAATGGATTTACTTGTTTTTAAGATCATTATAGGAAACAATATGGAAAACCCGAGGATAGGTTTATTtagataaaaatatttaagttagcCATGACTTTTAATGGatcatattatttatttttgatgtaaGCCCATGACATagttttgtttaaataattaaaagaaaaacatcTTGAGCTGTACCTCATAAAAGTAGTTTATTGTAACCACttcataaacaaataaataagaaatattttacatAAATAATGTAAACGTGATGTTAACATTTTGGATTAGTTAACAGAATTAGTGTGACCCCTCTGCAGTAGTTGGTATTTCGGAAGACGACACCTGAGGTCACACTCTCCAGGCGTCACACGGTCATACTGCGACACCGGAGCCAACCGATTTGGAAAATTCTGCCGGAACACCTGggaaataaaagtaaaaagcTGAGCTGTgcgtttttgttttaatttgcaGCCCCCGCAGACCAGGTAAGTCCGCCCCACATTATCCGTACCGCAATTGAAAGCCACGCCAACGAAAGCAACGAGAACCGTGAGAAAATGTGAACTCTAGCCGCCGCcatcttttttttgtgtatgcGTTAGGGCCCAGAATGCCAACGCCAATAAAGAAAATCAAGATAAAACGGAATTTATAGAGATTACTGGTAATCGCGCTCCTTGTCCTGCTGCCTGAATGTTCCCCATAATGCCCGTAATAGCttaaaccaaacaaaaaacaaaaacacattGCCCTGTCTTCTCTGTCTTCCCTTGAGGTATCGCGTTCAGTCCGCCGCCGTCGTCGCTCAACCGCGATACATACATACCATACATTTCCGACgcagccgccgccgccgcgTTGATAGCCACTTTTCCGGGATTCCCCCACCCAGAGTGATAGAAACGATATAACCGTGGACGACCACGCTGCGGAACCCGCTGCCGCCATGCCCGGAGCCGGCACGTTCAAGTTGTTCATCGGGAATCTCGACGAGAAGACGCAAGCCACCGAATTGCGGGCTCTCTTCGAGAAGTACGGTACCGTCGTCGAGTGCGACGTGGTGAAGAACTATGGCTTCGTCCACATGGAGACGGAGCAGCAGGGTCGCGATGCCATACAGAATCTGAACGGTTATACGCTGAACGAGTTCGCCATCAAGGTGGAGGCGGCCAAGAGCCGGCGGGCGCCCAATACACCGACCACGAAAATCTTCGTGGGAAATCTAACGGACAAGACGCGGGCGCCGGAGGTGCGGGAATTGTTTCAGAAATACGGCACCGTCGTCGAGTGCGACATTGTGCGCAACTATGGTTTCGTCCATCTGGACTGTGTCGGTGATGTGCAGGACGCCATCAAGGAGCTGAACGGTCGCGTTGTCGACGGCCAGCCGCTCAAGGTCCAAGTGTCAACCAGTCGGGTACGACCCAAGCCGGGCATGGGCGATCCGGAGCAGTGCTATCGGTGCGGAAGATCCGGGCATTGGTCGAAAGAGTGTCCGCGACTGTACGGCAGCGCCGGAGGCGGACGCGAGCCGCCCTCACCGCTCAGCGCTGGCGGCTACAGAGATCGCATGTACGGTCGTGACCCGTATCCGccgccaccaccgccgccgccgttCCTGCGTGACCGCATCATGGATGGCTTTAGGGTAAATTCAGCATCCATTTGCCCCCCCGATCAAATCATCCATATTTCATTCAAGTCAAGTGCTTGTTGCGCAGCCACTAATGTAACTATGGTTTTCCTTTTCGCAGGACTATGACTACTATGACCGCCGCTTCGAGGACTCACGCGATCTCTACGAGCGTCGCTATCAGACCTCGCGCATGCGCGACTTCCCGCCGCCGCCCATCTCGCGCCGCGAACCCATGCCTCTGCCGCCGCCCCTGAGCGGCAGCCTGCGCTCCTGCAGCGTCTCGCGCGGATACGACACCATGTTCAGCCGCCGCTCGCCGCCTCCGCCGCGCAGCAGCAACGGAATGAGTCGCTACGGGTAGGTGCCACGTCGCTTTGTGTGAAAAACCATGACAAAGCATTTAAGTCTATTACCAAGCGTAAATATGTGATATTTAGACCCTACTTATAGTCTTCCCTCAAAATACAGAGTATCTTGATGCTGTTGTCTTAGTAAAAGCTTAATTTAAAGAGGTTGCAAGTAAGAGCATAATTAATACACGTTTAGGAACTTCTTAATATACATTGAACtatttttaattgcaaaatTGCAATTctattttaaattacaatCGCCTGGTAACCTTTGACTATTTGAAAATTGGGCCCTAGAAGGTTTCATAACCTTTTCTATGTTTCACCTCGTGCCAAGTCAGTTTCTAATGTGTTTTTCTTTCCTTCTACCCAGCTCGCCCACTCCTCACGGCTACGAGGACTTCAGTCGCGACGCATTTGATGAACGCATGATATCGTCTCGCGGAATACGTGGTCCCTCGCCTCCGGGTCGCCGATACGCGCCCTACTGAGATGAGTTTTACTATCACGGCAGCAGCTGAGTGGCGGTTGCACTACCCATGCCCCTGCCCATGTCTATGTCCCTTCCCCTGGCGCACTCTCTGTATCACACAACCAGCAACCAAAGGACGGCGGGTGGGGACTGCTGGCTGCTTTTCTGGTCGCCAGCGGCTCACTACCATCAACAACACCAACAACACATGCTGATGCCGACGACATTTTCACAATTGTGGCTGCCGCCTTGGTAAACCACGCGTATTTTACTAAGCCTAAACTAACCATAACTCGTATACTTAAAAAAAGGAGATGGAAGTACTTTTCGGAGCATCCTCCTTGTATGCAAATCATGCCTAAAAGACTAGACAACGACGTGCTCCCCTCCCTACATAAATCCACAGAGATTCGAGTACCAATAAAAAGCATAAGCAGTcgaaaatatgcaaaaataaaaatgtattttaaagcTAGTTTAAGGGGCAGTATTGCAACGTTGTGTCTTAGAACTATAATCGTTCCATCCGTTACGCGTGGGATAAGGAGTGGTGGCTGCCGTGGATGGGCTCTTCGGGTGAGTGTTCGTCCTGTTTGCCGCCATTGTTCTTGTTTAGTTCTTGCAGTTCCCCGGGTGAGGCCTTCTCGAAAGTTGGAGGGATTAGTAATCGACTGGGAAAGATAACGAAGTTTGTTTAATTCTGGGGAACCCCCAATAAAGGAAGTGGTTATCTTGACTCACTTGCTGCACTGCAACCAAAACATCGAAACGATCATCATGAACGAGGTAATGCCAAAGGTCCAGACTGTGCCCAGCCGGGTGTAGATGGATCCCACGAAAAGAGGACCAAGGACACGGGACAAACACCCTGATCCGGTCAGTAAGCCCATCCAGACGCCTTGCGGCCGAGGTCCCAGAACCTTTGAGAATATCGTCTGGATGAGAGTAACCCCAATGGGATATCCCACCGAGGTAAGGGCAAATCCAATGATGAACTGCGTCAAAGTTAGAGCCGGCAGTTCGCCACACCACGGTTGTGTCGCAGACGGGCAGCCCAAAAAGAGTGGATCGTCTTTGGTCAGATTTAAACTTTCATTAAAGGGCTGCGCCAGCTTGGGCGGATCCGGACCCCAGGGCACGAAGAGCACGCGCCCCAAAAACATCAGTGAGAATCCGCCCCAGATGAGCACATAACGTTCGGCCAGGAGCTTGCACATGGGTCCAATTAAAACGAACGTGACCAGGGAGACAATGGCTGCGGTGGTCATCATAATGCCCATGTACCAGAGGGCCTCGTTGTCGCTCCAAGCAAACATATCCATGGTCAGGGATGTGCCCAATCTGTGTGGCGAGAAAGAAAGTCATTCGAGTTCGGGAACTGCTAATTATCAACAAA
Encoded here:
- the LOC119553278 gene encoding uncharacterized protein LOC119553278; protein product: MALYFLYPAVAAVALFIVGVIIVMLRYGPRLCGLRHHALPDDDDLRGKTYEHEISYA
- the LOC119553276 gene encoding uncharacterized protein LOC119553276, which codes for MSTIEEERKAYENNPYFTGHIYGNFSPFYVTIAICTVVLGTIIILNIVLGCCSKHRKYWQDRHTGNRWLVSIWSATPHNQPPLDFTELKDASYFQRFHPTTHQQVFPDDVVIGVDDLEPVHSAHHHHQQQHQRPPRPEGRTLHQQRQREEYVELQKRESDI
- the LOC119553833 gene encoding N-acetyltransferase eco, which encodes METPTGSGGSTRSTRMPTPRLSERKRQLFGSPISRLRKINDDDEDEDVDSLGILPLKPHVAANMQRRSLFGEGTKAASGSANSSPETNKENKKTRSGVVAAATAEQLPQLFTSTMRLNSNSSSNSRHSSPRTPKMRAKRADSSMSSPTSSSMGSPSPRGKAKPMQEIKTSCRRSPRTSSAQKNQEDSSPETFQKRLSKVADMLMKRQYTKADVGTPRGRHSLNLKTTAQVHTIKPKRISLESSSKRRKSPSTGSDSDDEKAPISKASRKNEYSNISTTKMERNTTLKEADSKVPIVKAKTEALESSDRNSKSPIKIEVSETSTVKPRISTRRTKSPVKMPTLKDKVAIIKASTENLENSLKRTKSTIELSSSEIVEDPASSPANSRIPVEVPASDEEAANYKPLKRERLDTLSNLAVSSTESDSGSPQSKMRKMSPSSSIPTLAFYSHSGASATKSKGRRYTPTTFLRRPTKVSPNSRPVLGINKGVRHKIRKPHVLSTRLPHTDLDNILSSLSNERLKNLITTKREERAKVEEVHQILRSARDPIKMAKPLSVIEADDANNNNNNMPANMWQETSADFSDLSEDEEKVFIDDPVIELEPIIPIIRHEPVHNSPPAEQADLSKRKFFKSGRRSSTCMEVRITDNIRASVSQGKIALVQTPRRKPRQVRVRSATIFSAEQATVDAILKNLDDTVVDEIIESKPLAEITPMEAEDTPMETEPLPDIIEYAPEETVAEIDPFAEFRNRLPYQTDDPEIVEQQQILLEFLISNNICTEQNFEIFIANPDNYKEEANRIVDELFMVVNSEEAAQLAQMEALPEPVLDIPPPQDPPATEEVQPRLFPIFTQRLQPVVQKSMRRRPDTSMKLLSAAGGSNQYQIDAGQKAFGARQCQQCGLVYTVHEPEEEQLHREYHNSIHVLRFKGWIDEDIVAVYPEWASDGRIIRINERAPAARLERLRDLIGVVDKELGYSSYIVPKIFVAFMAVRKQQIVGFCLVQPLSQAHRFIQVDGTDYFSEESYPASCGVSRIWVSPLQRRCGIARKLLRVVQCHTVLGQEIAKECIAFSTPTDDGRCLARHFTGLDNFLTYDQ
- the LOC119553432 gene encoding RNA-binding protein lark — protein: MPGAGTFKLFIGNLDEKTQATELRALFEKYGTVVECDVVKNYGFVHMETEQQGRDAIQNLNGYTLNEFAIKVEAAKSRRAPNTPTTKIFVGNLTDKTRAPEVRELFQKYGTVVECDIVRNYGFVHLDCVGDVQDAIKELNGRVVDGQPLKVQVSTSRVRPKPGMGDPEQCYRCGRSGHWSKECPRLYGSAGGGREPPSPLSAGGYRDRMYGRDPYPPPPPPPPFLRDRIMDGFRDYDYYDRRFEDSRDLYERRYQTSRMRDFPPPPISRREPMPLPPPLSGSLRSCSVSRGYDTMFSRRSPPPPRSSNGMSRYGSPTPHGYEDFSRDAFDERMISSRGIRGPSPPGRRYAPY
- the LOC119553431 gene encoding major facilitator superfamily domain-containing protein 8 isoform X2, which translates into the protein MGLIVAANPLGQMIFSPIFGWWGNKLGKIRLPLLISLALFTLASGIYSSLELRPDNVKYWMLSSRFLIGVSSANIALCRSYLSAATRISERTHAVSMVSLAQVLGFIIGPTLQAAVTPLGDKGHVWLGGMMHFNMYTASGWINVLMSIGNFIMFLPGIFEEHKIAAREVMVMQGGTSERETWKGIKPNYFSAWTLIVAFFVLVFNFVLLETLGTSLTMDMFAWSDNEALWYMGIMMTTAAIVSLVTFVLIGPMCKLLAERYVLIWGGFSLMFLGRVLFVPWGPDPPKLAQPFNESLNLTKDDPLFLGCPSATQPWCGELPALTLTQFIIGFALTSVGYPIGVTLIQTIFSKVLGPRPQGVWMGLLTGSGCLSRVLGPLFVGSIYTRLGTVWTFGITSFMMIVSMFWLQCSNRLLIPPTFEKASPGELQELNKNNGGKQDEHSPEEPIHGSHHSLSHA